One Pseudochaenichthys georgianus chromosome 4, fPseGeo1.2, whole genome shotgun sequence DNA window includes the following coding sequences:
- the LOC139433807 gene encoding cystinosin-like, whose protein sequence is MTPNTGRNTVLILQTVSVSARERTSVIFNVTAHDVGQVTSYLLTNNTGLKSSVRIHFLVVHSNILSIITQVIAWIYFVAWSVSFYPQAWENFRRKSVVGLNFDFLALNLTGFIAYSVFNIGLFWVPYIKVAPSLYAMKHVKNGAVPVQQTWGQLTVPTDFTGD, encoded by the exons ATGACACCAAATACAGGGAGAAACACAGTCCTCATCCTCCAAACTGTGA GTGTTTCTGCCAGAGAAAGAACCTCAGTGATTTTCAATGTGACGGCACACGATGTTGGTCAGGTGACCTCATACCTGCTTACCAACAACACAGGGCTCAAGAG TTCTGTCAGGATCCACTTCCTGGTTGTCCATAGCAACATCCTGTCAATAATCACTCAGGTGATTGCGTGGATTTACTTTGTGGCCTGGTCCGTGTCCTTCTATCCACAGGCCTGggaaaacttccggagaaaaag TGTTGTAGGTCTCAACTTTGACTTCCTGGCTCTCAACCTGACCGGCTTCATCGCCTACTCTGTCTTCAACATAGGACTGTTCTGGGTGCCTTATATAAAGGTAGCTCCATCACTGTATGCAATGAAGCATGTTAAGAACGGAGCTGTCCCTGTTCAACAGACATGGGGACAGTTAACAGTGCCCACAGATTTCACAGGAGACTGA